A single genomic interval of Coccidioides posadasii str. Silveira chromosome 1, complete sequence harbors:
- a CDS encoding uncharacterized protein (TransMembrane:1 (o25-43i)), giving the protein MTGIHVHNSVGLSGGSSVTSLQPYVPARSLTIIFLRALTYFLAMVMDAEQQKAGGATPAAETGIAQKLSHGLERVQPLGAPTSQEIPRDTARMMLREIQDAQEDAFISFQWTWCLQPTKMSPS; this is encoded by the exons ATGACTGGCATCCATGTCCATAACTCCGTAGGACTTAGCGGCGGGTCCAG TGTAACCAGTCTGCAGCCATACGTTCCCGCCCGGTCCCTCACAATCATCTTTTTGCGAGCCCTGACATATTTTCTGGCGATGGTGATGGATGCTGAACAGCAGAAGGCAGGTGGAGCCACTCCTGCTGCCGAAACGGGAATTGCGCAGAAGCTCTCGCATGGGTTAGAGCGCGTACAACCCCTTGGCGCGCCAACCTCCCAGGAGATACCCAGGGACACGGCAAGGATGATGCTAAGAGAAATTCAGGACGCTCAGGAAGACGCATTTATCAGTTTCCAATGGACCTGGTGTCTCCAACCAACAAAGATGTCGCCTTCATGA